One part of the Phaenicophaeus curvirostris isolate KB17595 chromosome 2, BPBGC_Pcur_1.0, whole genome shotgun sequence genome encodes these proteins:
- the SMIM28 gene encoding small integral membrane protein 28 — MRWLLGSSWKKFGHADRGNYDWLNNEPGGPLLETELQSKQQTSSTKDDIEPFLCIILPATMMLFLAFLLLFLYRRCQRPTPQGQIFSIDLPEALPEHDMSNFLSVLPWSSEQNFHYSTLLPDATFLTVCLPPSYEEATMKTSSDEAHIELSTDPVPSYEESMLQSSSTK, encoded by the exons ATGAGGTGGCTCTTaggcagcagctggaaaaaattTGGACATGCTGACAGGGGAAACTACGACTGGCTAAACAATGAACCGGGTGGGCCACTTCTGGAAACGGAGCTTCAG AGCAAACAACAGACGAGTTCAACCAAAGATGACATAGAACCATTTCTGTGCATCATATTGCCTGCCACCATGATGCTCTTCCTGGCAttcctgctgctcttcctgTACCGCCGTTGCCAGCGCCCCACTCCGCAGGGACAGATCTTCAGCATCGATTTACCTGAGGCCCTACCCGAGCATGACATGTCCAATTTCCTTTCCGTGCTCCCCTGGAGCAGTGAACAGAATTTCCACTACTCCACTCTGCTCCCTGATGCTACATTCCTCACTGTGTGTTTGCCTCCATCCTACGAGGAGGCCACCATGAAGACTTCCTCAGATGAGGCTCACATTGAGCTCTCTACAGACCCAGTGCCTTCATACGAAGAGAGTATGTTGCAGTCCAGCAGCACCAAATAA